In Zingiber officinale cultivar Zhangliang chromosome 8B, Zo_v1.1, whole genome shotgun sequence, a single genomic region encodes these proteins:
- the LOC122017873 gene encoding probable ADP-ribosylation factor GTPase-activating protein AGD8 isoform X1 encodes MASDSLALSGLQIWTPGLLSNLRQWFLEATTGRKFSLSSMGGQMVAKLRQSIHLEQLSCISRYFQKRYPKDNMNDEKPKPETTHSPEAPIRSTVLSSIKKPIGTKKTGGKTGGLGVKKLTTKPNESLYDQRPEEPAPAATSLAKSKITDVPSFPSQFEYVENTAIDNNAGGAQVIEHVAPPKSLSFFAEFGVDSGFQKKLSSTSSKVQESNEARQKFSNVKSISSAQFFGENKTSSENETHRTLQRFTVSASEDLSSLTNIAGETRKKLTSIASSLIYDLQDRIL; translated from the exons ATGGCTTCAGATAGCTTAGCTTTGtcag GTCTACAAATTTGGACTCCTGGACTTCTGAGCAACTTAAGACAATGGTTTTTGGAGGCAACAACTGGGCGCAAGTTTTCTTTAAGCAGCATGGGTGGACAGATGGTGGCAAAACTGAGGCAAAGTATACATCTAGAGCAGCTGAGTTGTATAAGCAGATACTTTCAAAAGAG ATACCCCAAGGACAACATGAATGATGAGAAGCCCAAGCCTGAAACTACACATTCACCTGAAGCTCCTATCCGTTCTACCGTCTTATCCTCTATCAAGAAACCCATTGGTACGAAGAAGACCGGAGGGAAGACTGGTGGGCTTGGTGTAAAGAAGCTTACAACAAAG CCAAATGAAAGTCTCTATGATCAGAGGCCTGAAGAACCAGCTCCTGCTGCAACATCTTTAgctaaatcaaagataacagatGTCCCATCATTTCCTTCTCAGTTTGAGTATGTGGAGAACACTGCTATTGATAATAATGCTGGAGGTGCTCAAGTGATTGAACATGTTGCTCCACCAAAATCTTTAAGCTTCTTTGCAGAGTTTGGAGTAGACAGTGGATTCCAGAAAAAGTTAAGCTCAACTTCATCAAAGGTGCAG GAAAGTAATGAGGCAAGGCAGAAATTCTCGAATGTCAAGTCAATTTCTTCAGCACAGTTCTTTGGAGAAAACAAAACAAGTAGTGAGAATGAGACGCACAGGACGCTGCAAAGGTTCACAGTGTCA GCGTCTGAGGATTTATCTTCCCTCACGAACATTGCTGGGGAGACTCGCAAGAAATTGACTTCCATTGCTTCCAGCCTTATCTATGATCTTCAGGATAGAATCCTTTAG
- the LOC122016122 gene encoding inositol-tetrakisphosphate 1-kinase 5-like isoform X2: MAENPRRFSVGYALAPKKQQSFIQPSLVDLARQRGIDLAPIDTSRPLADQGPFDCVLHKLYGEEWNGQLENFAARNPSVPIVDPPQAIERLHNRISMLQVVSELEIPQERETFGIPSQVVIYDSAALSNSGVVGALRFPVIAKPLVADGSAKSHKMSLVFHRDGLLKLKPPLVLQEFVNHGGVIFKVYVVGDYVQCVRRKSLPDVSEDKLESAEGAVTFSQVSNLTAQDPTEVEYYMHLDEAEMPPLSFVTEIARGLRRATGLHLFNFDVIRDVKTSSGTSFMKRKDKALEMWPSAMRKNNVKDSKGSGECFPELHGYVFCFLKI, encoded by the exons ATGGCGGAGAACCCTCGGAGATTTTCTGTAGGATACGCGCTTGCTCCCAAGAAACAGCAGAGCTTCATCCAGCCTTCGCTTGTCGACCTTGCACGGCAAAGGGGCATCGACCTTGCCCCCATCGATACCTCCCGGCCCCTTGCCGACCAGGGCCCCTTCGACTGTGTGCTCCACAAACTCTACGGCGAGGAGTGGAATGGTCAGCTCGAGAATTTTGCCGCAAGAAACCCTAGCGTCCCCATCGTCGATCCACCCCAGGCTATCGAGCGGCTCCATAATCGCATCTCTATGCTTCAGGTAGTGTCGGAGCTCGAAATCCCCCAGGAGCGTGAAACCTTCGGGATTCCTAGCCAGGTCGTGATCTATGATTCTGCCGCCCTCTCCAACTCTGGCGTCGTCGGGGCCCTTCGCTTCCCTGTCATTGCTAAGCCTCTGGTGGCCGATGGCAGTGCTAAGTCCCATAAGATGTCGCTTGTTTTCCACCGTGATGGCCTGCTAAAGCTGAAACCACCGCTTGTGCTGCAGGAGTTTGTAAACCACGGCGGAGTTATATTCAAGGTGTACGTGGTGGGGGATTATGTGCAGTGCGTGAGAAGGAAGTCCCTTCCTGATGTCTCTGAAGATAAATTGGAGTCTGCTGAGGGGGCCGTCACTTTCTCCCAGGTGTCCAATTTGACTGCACAGGATCCAACGGAGGTAGAATACTACATGCATCTGGATGAGGCAGAGATGCCTCCATTGAGCTTTGTCACCGAGATAGCTAGAGGTTTGAGGCGGGCTACGGGAttacatcttttcaattttgatgtgatcagggATGTGAAG ACTTCTTCTGGGACGTCGTTCATGAAAAGAAAGGACAAGGCGCTGGAGATGTGGCCATCGGCAATGAGGAAAAATAATGTGAAAGATAGTAAGGGGAGTGGAGAATGCTTCCCTGAGCTTCATGGATATGTCTTCTGCTTCTTAAAAATCTAG
- the LOC122016122 gene encoding inositol-tetrakisphosphate 1-kinase 5-like isoform X1 gives MAENPRRFSVGYALAPKKQQSFIQPSLVDLARQRGIDLAPIDTSRPLADQGPFDCVLHKLYGEEWNGQLENFAARNPSVPIVDPPQAIERLHNRISMLQVVSELEIPQERETFGIPSQVVIYDSAALSNSGVVGALRFPVIAKPLVADGSAKSHKMSLVFHRDGLLKLKPPLVLQEFVNHGGVIFKVYVVGDYVQCVRRKSLPDVSEDKLESAEGAVTFSQVSNLTAQDPTEVEYYMHLDEAEMPPLSFVTEIARGLRRATGLHLFNFDVIRDVKVGNHYLVIDINYFPGYAKMPYYEKALTDFFWDVVHEKKGQGAGDVAIGNEEK, from the coding sequence ATGGCGGAGAACCCTCGGAGATTTTCTGTAGGATACGCGCTTGCTCCCAAGAAACAGCAGAGCTTCATCCAGCCTTCGCTTGTCGACCTTGCACGGCAAAGGGGCATCGACCTTGCCCCCATCGATACCTCCCGGCCCCTTGCCGACCAGGGCCCCTTCGACTGTGTGCTCCACAAACTCTACGGCGAGGAGTGGAATGGTCAGCTCGAGAATTTTGCCGCAAGAAACCCTAGCGTCCCCATCGTCGATCCACCCCAGGCTATCGAGCGGCTCCATAATCGCATCTCTATGCTTCAGGTAGTGTCGGAGCTCGAAATCCCCCAGGAGCGTGAAACCTTCGGGATTCCTAGCCAGGTCGTGATCTATGATTCTGCCGCCCTCTCCAACTCTGGCGTCGTCGGGGCCCTTCGCTTCCCTGTCATTGCTAAGCCTCTGGTGGCCGATGGCAGTGCTAAGTCCCATAAGATGTCGCTTGTTTTCCACCGTGATGGCCTGCTAAAGCTGAAACCACCGCTTGTGCTGCAGGAGTTTGTAAACCACGGCGGAGTTATATTCAAGGTGTACGTGGTGGGGGATTATGTGCAGTGCGTGAGAAGGAAGTCCCTTCCTGATGTCTCTGAAGATAAATTGGAGTCTGCTGAGGGGGCCGTCACTTTCTCCCAGGTGTCCAATTTGACTGCACAGGATCCAACGGAGGTAGAATACTACATGCATCTGGATGAGGCAGAGATGCCTCCATTGAGCTTTGTCACCGAGATAGCTAGAGGTTTGAGGCGGGCTACGGGAttacatcttttcaattttgatgtgatcagggATGTGAAGGTTGGGAACCACTACCTTGTGATCGACATCAACTATTTTCCTGGATATGCAAAAATGCCATATTATGAGAAAGCTTTGACAGACTTCTTCTGGGACGTCGTTCATGAAAAGAAAGGACAAGGCGCTGGAGATGTGGCCATCGGCAATGAGGAAAAATAA
- the LOC122016462 gene encoding cell number regulator 6-like gives MSDEPVSSRYVKLTKDQDAPLEEILPGELNQPVHVPQLEVRRCIECGQPLPESYEPPADEAWTTGICGCSEDPESCWTGLLCPCVLFGHNVETLYEDIPWTSPCTCHAICVEGGILLGAATALFHGIDPKTSFLIGEGLVFSWWMCGVYTGIFRQSLQKKYHLKDSPCDSCMVHCCMHWCAICQEHREMKGHLSDSIAPMTVVNPPPVQEMSTSISGVPETAPQHNQHAENSNKSIIVQ, from the exons ATGTCAGACGAGCCGGTCTCATCGAGGTACGTGAAGCTCACCAAGGATCAGGATGCTCCGTTGGAGGAGATCCTCCCTGGAGAGCTGAATCAGCCAGTTCATGTTCCCCAG TTGGAGGTTCGACGATGCATCGAGTGCGGGCAGCCCCTTCCCGAAAGCTATGAGCCACCTGCTGATGAAGCTTGGACGACTGGAATTTGTGGCTGTTCTGAGGATCCGGAGAGCT GTTGGACAGGACTTTTATGTCCTTGTGTCTTGTTTGGGCACAATGTTGAGACGCTTTATGAAGATATTCCATGGACAAGTCCTTGTACATGTCATGCTATCTGTGTTGAAGGTGGTATTTTACTTGGAGCCGCTACGGCACTTTTCCATGGCATTGACCCAAAAACATCATTTTTGATTGGAGAAGGATTAGTATTTTCATGGTGGATGTGTGGTGTCTATACTGGTATATTTAGACAATCACTGCAAAAGAAATACCATCTCAAG GACTCTCCGTGCGACTCTTGCATGGTCCATTGTTGTATGCATTGGTGTGCTATCTGCCAGGAGCACCGTGAGATGAAGGGCCATTTGTCCGATAGCATTGCTCCAATGACTGTTGTTAACCCGCCGCCTGTGCAGGAAATGAGCACTAGTATCTCTGGAGTTCCAGAGACTGCTCCCCAGCACAATCAACATGCAGAGAATTCAAACAAGAGCATTATAGTTCAGTAG
- the LOC122017873 gene encoding probable ADP-ribosylation factor GTPase-activating protein AGD8 isoform X3, whose protein sequence is MASDSLALSGLQIWTPGLLSNLRQWFLEATTGRKFSLSSMGGQMVAKLRQSIHLEQLSCISRYFQKRYPKDNMNDEKPKPETTHSPEAPIRSTVLSSIKKPIGTKKTGGKTGGLGVKKLTTKPNESLYDQRPEEPAPAATSLAKSKITDVPSFPSQFEYVENTAIDNNAGGAQVIEHVAPPKSLSFFAEFGVDSGFQKKLSSTSSKVQESNEARQKFSNVKSISSAQFFGENKTSSENETHRTLQRFTVTPKPFQMPICLVMVHKILV, encoded by the exons ATGGCTTCAGATAGCTTAGCTTTGtcag GTCTACAAATTTGGACTCCTGGACTTCTGAGCAACTTAAGACAATGGTTTTTGGAGGCAACAACTGGGCGCAAGTTTTCTTTAAGCAGCATGGGTGGACAGATGGTGGCAAAACTGAGGCAAAGTATACATCTAGAGCAGCTGAGTTGTATAAGCAGATACTTTCAAAAGAG ATACCCCAAGGACAACATGAATGATGAGAAGCCCAAGCCTGAAACTACACATTCACCTGAAGCTCCTATCCGTTCTACCGTCTTATCCTCTATCAAGAAACCCATTGGTACGAAGAAGACCGGAGGGAAGACTGGTGGGCTTGGTGTAAAGAAGCTTACAACAAAG CCAAATGAAAGTCTCTATGATCAGAGGCCTGAAGAACCAGCTCCTGCTGCAACATCTTTAgctaaatcaaagataacagatGTCCCATCATTTCCTTCTCAGTTTGAGTATGTGGAGAACACTGCTATTGATAATAATGCTGGAGGTGCTCAAGTGATTGAACATGTTGCTCCACCAAAATCTTTAAGCTTCTTTGCAGAGTTTGGAGTAGACAGTGGATTCCAGAAAAAGTTAAGCTCAACTTCATCAAAGGTGCAG GAAAGTAATGAGGCAAGGCAGAAATTCTCGAATGTCAAGTCAATTTCTTCAGCACAGTTCTTTGGAGAAAACAAAACAAGTAGTGAGAATGAGACGCACAGGACGCTGCAAAGGTTCACAGT GACTCCAAAGCCATTTCAAATGCCGATCTGTTTGGTAATGGTACATAAGATCCTGGTCTAG
- the LOC122017873 gene encoding probable ADP-ribosylation factor GTPase-activating protein AGD8 isoform X2: MASDSLALSGLQIWTPGLLSNLRQWFLEATTGRKFSLSSMGGQMVAKLRQSIHLEQLSCISRYFQKRYPKDNMNDEKPKPETTHSPEAPIRSTVLSSIKKPIGTKKTGGKTGGLGVKKLTTKPNESLYDQRPEEPAPAATSLAKSKITDVPSFPSQFEYVENTAIDNNAGGAQVIEHVAPPKSLSFFAEFGVDSGFQKKLSSTSSKESNEARQKFSNVKSISSAQFFGENKTSSENETHRTLQRFTVSASEDLSSLTNIAGETRKKLTSIASSLIYDLQDRIL; encoded by the exons ATGGCTTCAGATAGCTTAGCTTTGtcag GTCTACAAATTTGGACTCCTGGACTTCTGAGCAACTTAAGACAATGGTTTTTGGAGGCAACAACTGGGCGCAAGTTTTCTTTAAGCAGCATGGGTGGACAGATGGTGGCAAAACTGAGGCAAAGTATACATCTAGAGCAGCTGAGTTGTATAAGCAGATACTTTCAAAAGAG ATACCCCAAGGACAACATGAATGATGAGAAGCCCAAGCCTGAAACTACACATTCACCTGAAGCTCCTATCCGTTCTACCGTCTTATCCTCTATCAAGAAACCCATTGGTACGAAGAAGACCGGAGGGAAGACTGGTGGGCTTGGTGTAAAGAAGCTTACAACAAAG CCAAATGAAAGTCTCTATGATCAGAGGCCTGAAGAACCAGCTCCTGCTGCAACATCTTTAgctaaatcaaagataacagatGTCCCATCATTTCCTTCTCAGTTTGAGTATGTGGAGAACACTGCTATTGATAATAATGCTGGAGGTGCTCAAGTGATTGAACATGTTGCTCCACCAAAATCTTTAAGCTTCTTTGCAGAGTTTGGAGTAGACAGTGGATTCCAGAAAAAGTTAAGCTCAACTTCATCAAAG GAAAGTAATGAGGCAAGGCAGAAATTCTCGAATGTCAAGTCAATTTCTTCAGCACAGTTCTTTGGAGAAAACAAAACAAGTAGTGAGAATGAGACGCACAGGACGCTGCAAAGGTTCACAGTGTCA GCGTCTGAGGATTTATCTTCCCTCACGAACATTGCTGGGGAGACTCGCAAGAAATTGACTTCCATTGCTTCCAGCCTTATCTATGATCTTCAGGATAGAATCCTTTAG